The genomic window GACGTCTCCGCCAGCGCGCTGGCCTATGACACCATCCCGCTCACCAGCGCCGGACGCCTTGCGCCCTTCTCGCCGCAGTTCCAGGCCATGACCCTGGACAAGGGAGCCATGGTCTTCCACATGCTTCGCTGGGAAGTTGGCCAGGACAGCTTCCTGAAAATTCTGCGTGCGGTGCTCACGCAGTACAAAGACCAGTCTGTGAAGACCAGCGACTTTGAGAAGCTGGCCGAGGCCCAGTCCCAGCAGCAGCTCACCCCGTTCTTCGCACAGTGGCTCGACGGTACCGGAGCTCCACAATTCACCAACAAATATGCGGTCTACCGTCTGGGCAACAACAAAGGCTTCCGCACGATCGGAGAGATCCAGCAGGACCTCGACCTCTTCAATATGCCCGTCGAGCTACGCATTGAAACTGATGGCAAAACGGAGGAGCGTCGTGTGGACGTGGTCGGTTCAGACTCGCAATTTGTCGTGGACACCTTCGGCCGTCCGCGCCATATCACAATTGATCCTGACAACTGGATCCTCAAAAACTCCACCGACATGCAGGTGCGGGTCCATATTCTGAAAGGCCAGAACCTGGTTGCAGCCGGAGACCTTACCGGGGCGCTGGCCGAATACCAGCAGGCCCTCAAGGTCAACCCGAACAGCTCGCTGGCCAGCTACCGCATCGGCGAAGTCCTCTTTACCATGCGCAACTATCAGGCTTCGATCAATGCTTACCGCGACGCCCTGCGTGGCGATGACGATCCAAAGTGGACCGAGGTCTGGAGCCACATCCAGATTGGCAAAATCTTTGATGTGACCGGACAGCGCGACCGCGCCATCCCTGAATACCGTCAGGCATTGCAGACCAATGACAACACCGGCGGCGCGCTGAATGAGGCGAGAAGGTATCTGCAGACGCCATACAAGCGCCCGGACAATGAGTAAAGCATCCTAGCGGTCCTTCGAACCGAACCACGGTCTAGGGCAACTGCAACACCTGCGCTCCCCCATGTAACGGATACCTGGTGCCCTTCCACACCAGGTCACCGGTCATCCCGGCAGGCAATGCCACATGTGCCGACCACTGCCTGCCGTTTAGCTCATACTCCACGTGAATTTCCCCGCCTTCATGGGGCATGGCCGCGTCCAGATGCGTCAGCCTGCCCAGATGCGGCTCCATCCGCACGGTCTTGAATCCCGGGGAAGCCGGATGGATGCCCGCCACTACCGTCAGCAAATCATAGTTGGGACTTGCGCTCCAGGCGTGACAATCCGAGCGCGTCGGCTCCGGCTGTTCGGCCCAGGTGCTCAGCCCCAATTGCAGCATCTGGCGCCACGGTGCCAGCTCCTCCAGATAGCGGTCTGCCAGGTCGGCCGCTTCAAGGGCACGCGCCAGATAAAAGCGGAAGTAATAGCTCATCGCGGACATCGGAGGTACGGTGCTTCCTTCTATCTGCACCCCTTGTCCTTCCCGGGATGCCAGCACGCGCTCCAGAACCTTCTTCTGCAGCGCGCGCGGAGCTACGTTCTGCCATACAGCCAGAACATTCGCTTGCTGGCTGTAGCTGTTCTTCGCCGGAGTATCTGCATACACCCCGTAGCGCGCGTCCCAGCAGAGCCGGTTGAGTGCATCCGTGGACTTCTCGATCATCGCCTGATAAGCGGCGGCCCGCTCCTGGCTGCCGAAATGCCTCTCCATCTCCGCTGCATCATGCAGGGCCTCGATAAACTGTAGGGTGAGAAAGGCGGACCCGCCATCGGCCTCCTGCGGTGGAACACCATCCGGGTACCCACTCGTCCAGTCAGCAAACTCCCACCAGCGGACCCTGCCCATCAGACCGTCAGGACGCAGATGCGATGCATACCAGTCCATGACGCCGCGTGTGTGCGGTAGCACCTCGCGCACCAACGCCTCGTCATCCACATACATCCAGTAGTCGTGCAGCATGTCCACCCAGAGCAGCGAAAACGTAGGAATAAACTGCGGCAGCCGCGAGGGGTATCGGCTCTGTGTCAGCCCTTCGGGCACCAAAGAAGCCTCTATGTTCGTGATGGCCTGCCGTGCCAACCGGCTGTCCCCAGTCATGGCATAGGAAATCAGCGCCTGGATGCGTGTATCGCCTACGTATTGCAACTGCTCCCAGTATGGAGCATCCATGTACGTCTCATGCGCGCACAGTCGTGCAGTACGCCATCCCGTCTCCCAGAGTTTCTTCAGGTCCGGAATGTCTGCCTCGATGCTCGCCTTTTCCTCAAAGGGATAAGCATTGAACCATCCGCGAAGATTGTCCAGCCGCAGCGGCTCATCTTTCGTCGTCACCTCGATTTGCAGATACCGCCAGGTCCGCCACCAGAGAGGTTGATACGAGCGGTGCTCTCCGCCATCGCTCATGAAGGTATCATCCATGCCTTCGATATGCCGGCCGGCAATCTCATTGCGATTGCCTTTCTGCCCGTGCTCATCATAGAGCGCCTCAGCATAGGTCAGGCGCACCTCAGCGTCGCGTCCTCCGCTCATCGTCAGCTCAGGATAGGCCGTTTCCAGCACCCCGTTGTCCAGCAGGAGAACCACATGCGTATGCGCAGGTACCTTCAGTGGCTGCGCGGGAAATTCCGGCACCGCATCCAGCCCATCCACGCGCACTGGTTTTCCGGCATCCACCAGCCGGTGTTCCATTGGCGGCAGCGGGTCCTGGACCAGCTCCCAGTTATTGTCCGCATCCTGGGCCTCGCGCGTGGCGGCGCGGCCAATCACGATAGCATGATGCCACTGGTCTGCATCCGGCACCTGCTCAGCATCCCAGCTCCATATCGTCAGCCGTCCATCGACGCGCTCCGGCGGACCCGCGGCGTAATATCCCTTCACGTGATTCGTTGCAGCCAGGCCGCGGCCTGTGTCCTGCCTCACCAACCAGGAGCCGTCTGTGTTTGCGATCTCCTCGGCTGCTGTGTCTCCCTGCAGCAGAAAGCCAGTGCGGTTGCTCATCTGCGCCACCGGAGCGCGCGTGCCAAAGTTCCACACCGTCGCCGCAATGACGTTCTTTCCGGAATGGAGCAAAGGGGCCAGATCCAGCGTCTCAAACCTCCAGTGGAACAGATCGCCCCGCGCCGGGCCTTCCCCCGCGTATTGTCCATTCACGTGCAGCAGGAAGCGGTTGTCCGCGCTCACATGCACCCAGAAGTGTTCCGGCTTTGCCGGCAGTGTGATCTCTCTTCGGAAGCGATAGACCCCCTCGTCCCTCTGCGGAGCATCCGGACAGGCAATCCAGGCCGCATGCCATTTCGCGGCTACCAGGGCCGGATTCAACGGCTTCTCTTCCTGCGCAAGTAAGGAATAGGAGAAAAAATACAGCAGGGCAAACACGAGCGGGCGCATCATGTGGCCCAGAGTATCAGATAGGCATCGAGGGGGAGAATGTATTGCCTCCCCCGCCTCGACTAAGCGACTTCGGCGCGCTCGATCGAAGGCTTGCGATAGCCTTCCGTGGCCAGATGTTTTCCCATCGCGGCATACAGGCCCTCCTCGCGCGGCTGCCAGGTGCCCAGTCCATCTACATAGCGGTTGTACATGCAGAAGGCAGCGGCAATCAGCACGGTGTCGTGGATCTCCAGGTCTGTCGCACCTTCTCGCCGCGCTGCTTCCACATCTTCGGCCGTGACATGCT from Pseudacidobacterium ailaaui includes these protein-coding regions:
- a CDS encoding alpha-L-rhamnosidase C-terminal domain-containing protein, producing MMRPLVFALLYFFSYSLLAQEEKPLNPALVAAKWHAAWIACPDAPQRDEGVYRFRREITLPAKPEHFWVHVSADNRFLLHVNGQYAGEGPARGDLFHWRFETLDLAPLLHSGKNVIAATVWNFGTRAPVAQMSNRTGFLLQGDTAAEEIANTDGSWLVRQDTGRGLAATNHVKGYYAAGPPERVDGRLTIWSWDAEQVPDADQWHHAIVIGRAATREAQDADNNWELVQDPLPPMEHRLVDAGKPVRVDGLDAVPEFPAQPLKVPAHTHVVLLLDNGVLETAYPELTMSGGRDAEVRLTYAEALYDEHGQKGNRNEIAGRHIEGMDDTFMSDGGEHRSYQPLWWRTWRYLQIEVTTKDEPLRLDNLRGWFNAYPFEEKASIEADIPDLKKLWETGWRTARLCAHETYMDAPYWEQLQYVGDTRIQALISYAMTGDSRLARQAITNIEASLVPEGLTQSRYPSRLPQFIPTFSLLWVDMLHDYWMYVDDEALVREVLPHTRGVMDWYASHLRPDGLMGRVRWWEFADWTSGYPDGVPPQEADGGSAFLTLQFIEALHDAAEMERHFGSQERAAAYQAMIEKSTDALNRLCWDARYGVYADTPAKNSYSQQANVLAVWQNVAPRALQKKVLERVLASREGQGVQIEGSTVPPMSAMSYYFRFYLARALEAADLADRYLEELAPWRQMLQLGLSTWAEQPEPTRSDCHAWSASPNYDLLTVVAGIHPASPGFKTVRMEPHLGRLTHLDAAMPHEGGEIHVEYELNGRQWSAHVALPAGMTGDLVWKGTRYPLHGGAQVLQLP